In Pseudomonas sp. PDNC002, the DNA window CCGGTGCCCATGTCGGGAATGGCGCTGCCGTCGCTGGCCACCGAGCGATCGACATTCAGCCATTGGCCGCTGCCTCCCGCCAGGGAGTGGCTGAGGGCGATGTCGGCAACACCGGCGGTGGCGATGGTGGCGCCGTCGCGGTTGGACAGCGTCGCACGATCCATGCGTACCTGGCCCGGCAGTGCGTCGGTGCCCTGGACATAGAGTGCTGCCGATTGCGCGCCGTGGGCAGCCACTACCACGGACTCGGCGTCGACACTGCCGCCTTGCCGGGCCACTACGCCGTGGCCGAGGCTGCCCTGGGAATTCACGCTCACGCCATCCAGATGGGCAGTGGCGGTGTTGTTGGCGAACACGCCAACGGCCTGTTCGCCCTGGGTGCTGACGGTGCTGTTGGTCGCGCTCAGCGCGCCACCGGATTCGGCCCGCAGGCCATGGGAGCTGGCGCCCAGGGTAGCGATACTGCTGTCGCTCAGGTCGAGCGTTGCGGTCTCGCTCTTGTAGTGCCGGCTGACCATCGCGCCGGCGGCGTGGTCACCGCTGGTCTGCACGCTGACGTGACTGGCTGTCAGGCCAACCGCGCCTGGCTTGGCGGAGCCGATGCCGGCGTAGAGGCCAACGGAGTAGCTGCCTTCGGTCTTCACGCTGAGGTTGTCCAGTTGCATGCGGCCGCCATCATCGACGGCGGCGCCGTAGGCCTGTGCGCCTTGCGTCAGGACGCTGGTGCCGTCGGCCACCAGCAGGGCGCCGGGGTTGCGCGCCGCCAGTGCGTGGGGAAAGGTCAGGTGGCTGGCCACCGGAGAGCCGTTGCCGGTGGTTGTGACCGAACCACCATGGACGATCACCGTTGCGCCCAGGTCGGCGACGATGCCCATGGCGTTGTCGTTGCCGTGGGTGGTGACGGTCAGGTTGCTCGCCGTGAGGGTCGAGGCCGGCGCGGCGCTGGACGAGCTGCCGGCCGCCAGCGCGGTGGAGTAGTTGCCGTGGGTGGTGATGCTGCCGTTGCTGACGACCGCGTCGGCGCCTTCGCGCACCTGCACGCCATAGCTGGTCTTGGGCGTGGTGCGCACGTCGCTGCCGGTCATGCGCAGCGCCGATCCCGCACCGTCCACCAGCACGCCCGGCGACCAGGGGCCGACGGCACCGGGCGGGGCGTCGACCGAAAGGCTGCTGGCGTCGACCGTGGCCGTGGCGCCACCGGTGATGTTGAGGCCGATGGAACGGTTGCCGTCCACGCTCACCGTGGAGTGGCGGATGTCGCCGCTGGAGCCGCTGCCTTCGATAGAGACGCCGTGGCCGTAAGTCAGGCCGTGCACCTGCAAGGTGGCATGATCCAGCGCGACACTGGCGCCGTCCATGGCCCGTGCACCGGCGGCCGGGTTGGCGACGTTGCCGGCGCCGCTGACGTTGGCGCTGGAGTGGCTCAGCAGGATATGGCTGCCGCTGCCTTCGGCGCGAGCGCCGCCGACATTGGTGCCCGATACATCGAGGGTGGAGTTCGAGAGGTCGATATGGCTGCCGGAGAGGGCGTGAAGGGCGGCGGTCGTGGCGGTGCTCGTGGCGCTGCCGCTGACCGTGATGTCCGCATCGTTCAGGGTGATCTGCGCGCCTTCCTCGCCACGCGCGGCGCTGGCGCTGCCGGCGGCGATGTCGAGGATCACGCCGTCCGCGTCGATGACGGTGCCGGCGCCGCCAGCCAGCAGGCCGTGGCTCAAACTCAGCACTTTCTCGTCATCCACCGGGGTGGCGGCGGAGACCGCCGCGCCGCTGGTGTGAATCCGTGTATCGCCCGTCAGGTTCACCGTCGCGCCGTTGCGCGCCCAGACACCGACGGAGCCCTTGCCGGAAGTAGTGACCGAGCCGCCGTCGAGAGTGGCGCCGGCGGCGTCCACCAGAACGCCGTGGCCGTTGCCACCCGCCGTGGTGATGGCTGTGCCATGCAGGTCGGCCGAGGAGCCGCTGTCGACGCGCAGGCCGTAGGCCGATCCACCGGTGGTATCGATCGTGCCACCGGTAGCGGCCAGCGAGCTGGCGCCAGTGACCAGCACGCCATGGGCACCGCCGGTGGCGGTGCTGCGGGCGCCGATGGTGGTGACGGCGACTTCGTCCAGCCGGGCCTGTGCGCCGTTCTCCAGGGTGACGCCGGCGGCGCCCCAGGATTGCGTGCCCACTGAGCCGCGGTGCATGTCCAACTGGCCGTGGGTGACCACGATCCCGCGGTTGTTGTTGCCTTTGGCGCCACCGCCGATCAGTACCTGGGTGTCGGACAGTTGCGCTGTGCCGTTGGCGTCGACGCGCACGCCGGTAAGGTCATTGGTGGTGATCGCCACGCTGGCGGTGGTTTTCGGGTCGAGGACGATGCTGCTGTCGCTGATCGTCAGCGTATCCCCGGCACTGACGTGTGCGCCGGTCTGGCCTTTGGCAGCCGCAGCGGTGGTGGCGCTGTTCTCGATGCGCCCCTGGCTGATGCTGGCGTTGCCGCTGGTCTTCACCCCTGTTGCGTTGGCGGCGGCAAGTCTGATGGTGGGCTCGGCATGGACGCCGGCGGTGGCGATGCCGATGCCGCCGGTCGTGGTCACGGTGATGGGCGGCGGGGCGCCGAGCAAGGCGCGGCTGGCGAACACCGCCGGTACTTCATGAGCGGCTTGCAGGGCGAGGTCGAGATAACTCGGATGGCTGGGCTCGAAAACCGCGCCGGCCTCGGACGGCAGGTTGAGGTCGTCGGTGTCTGCCTCGGTGACGGTGTCCTCGGCTTCGGCTTCGATCACCCGAAGGCTGAACACGCTGGCAAGGATCAGGCTGATGGCCTGGGCGAGGTGGGAGCGGCGTAGCCGCATGAGGGAGGATTGCGTCGTGGAAGAAGGGGGAGTGCGGTCGAGGTCGTTCATGATGCGGCTCCAGGAAAGTTCATGGAGCGAGCATCGGATCAGGGGCGCGGTGGTCCCATCGTGGCTGCCTGATAGCGTTGTAGTGATTTCACTAGATTCGCGGTGTTCCCTTGGGAAGCTTGAGCTGGATCAAGGCGACGACCTCTTGTCGGCTGTCACTGCCGATCTGCACGGTTCCTTCGAGCAGGCGGCACAGGCGTCGGGCCAGATGGTAGCTGGCCTGCTTGTCGATCCCTTCGAGCAGCGACTCTGCGGGAGCGCCATCGACAGTCTGGAAGGTCAATTGCCAGGTGATTTCGGCGAAGGGCTGTGAGATCACTTCGGCATGCAGGGTGAGCGCAGGCAGCCCCGCTTTTTCGAAGGTGCGTACCAGTACATTGAGCAAGTGCTGGTAACGGTTCGGATCGATCCAGGCCCAGTGGTCGTCGCTGGTCGGTACGAATGCCTGGTTCGGGTGGGTTGCCTCCAGGGTCTTGCGGGTCAGACGGTTGAGTTCCTTCGAGTGGGGAATGGTCAGCACGGTCTCGCGTTCCATATCGATCAGTTCGAGCAGCACCTCGATCTTGTCGCGCATCCGCTCCAGATAAGGGGGCGCTTCTCCCAGCAGTGGGTCCTGGGGATGGCGCGTGCGGGCTGCCGACAGCAGCGTCCCCAACGCATCCAGCTCCTGCAGCAGGTCGCGGCCAGCGGATGACAGAAACTGGCTGCGGCTGGCGAATATCGACTCCAGGTAGGCCTTGGATTCCTGCAGGTGCTCGATGTAGCGCTCGTGCTCGGTGATGTCGACGTAGGAGCACATCACGCCTAGCACCGCGCCGTCGCCGTCCTTGATCGGCACACCGATCAGCCGATAGGTTCGCCGCTCCGCATCCAGGTTACCGGCGGAGATCAGGGAAAAAGGCATGCCGCTGGCGGCGCCCTTGAGAAACTCCTGCCGGGCGCGGGCAATGTGCCCCGCTTCCGTCATGCCCAGATCGAAAATTTGCGCGCCTGGCAGGTCTGTCTTGTTCTTGTGGTGCACATCGGCGAAGCGCTGGTTGCAGGCGAGCAGCTCACCCTCGACGCTCCACAGGCTCACGGCATTGGGCAGGATCTCCATCAACTGGATCAGATCATCCGCTCCTCCAGCCGCAGGGGAAGGCTCCTGGGCGAGATGGCTGAGTTGCTGGTTGCTCAGCAGGCCGCGGGCATGGGCGGCGGATACCAGGTCGACCAGCGAGTCGCTCTGGGTCTTTTCCAGCAGGCGGGTCTTGTAGGTACTCACCGTGCGGTCGCTGATCGCCAGTTCCTCGGCGATGTCCTTCACCCGGTAGCCCTGCGCCAGATAGTGCAGGACCGTCAGTTCGCGCGGCGTGATGTGTTCAAGCGGCATCGTGCCGTCGCCCCATGCGTCGGGCCGCCGGGTGCGGAATACCGTGCGACCGCTGAGCACCAGCTTGACCGCTTCGTCCAGCTCGGTGGGCAGGTCGTCCTTGTGAACGAAGCCCTGGGCGCCGGCCTGCTGGCTCAGTTGCTGGTATTGCGCGCCGGACAGGTGGGTGAATACCAGCGACTTCTGCCGGGCCTTGTCGCTGCGCAGGCGGCGCAGCAGCTCCAGGCCGCCCAGGCGCGGCAGGTCGAGGTCGAGGATCAGCAGGTCCGGGTGCAGGCGCTGCACCAGGGACAGCGCGTCGCGGCCGTCATCGGTTTCGCCGATGACGTCATGTCCGGCCTGCACGAGGCGCTGGCGTAGCGCCTCGCGGATGAAGGGGTGTGGATCGGCAATGACGATGCGGCTCATCCGTGTAGTCCTGCACTCTGGTTTCTCGCAGAGAAGGGTAGTCCAGCTCAGCCGGCACACCGGAGCGGAGCGAGCAGGAAAGCTGTGAGGTACAGGCCGATGCCGAAGATCAGATGGGTCAGCAGGCTGTGCAGCCTCGCCTTCGTGGGGTTGGCGCTTTTCGCGGCGGCGAGGCCGAGGCCAAGCGCAGGCTGCATGATGAAGAACGGCAGCAGCACGGTTACCAGCCCGAACAGCAGGGCGGGCAGCGGCGTGGGCTGGCACAGCCACTGGCCATCGAACATGACGAACGCCAGGGCGAAGGCGACGCCCGTCAGGTAGTGCACGATCCAGCCCAGCGCGCGCTCACCAGTGATCGGGGCGGCCTTGCCGATGGCAACGTGGTGGAACTGACCGAGTGGCATGTGGCCCACCCAGCGCCCGACCAGGGCGTAGTCCAGCGAAGGAATGCCCAGCAGACGCTTGCGCAGGATGCTCCAGGCATCCATCAGCAAGGTGGCGCCGAGGCCGATGGCGGCGATGTGCAGGAGGGTAACGATGGAATGGGACATGGTGGGCTCCTCGATGGCGTCGATGGAGCCCAGCATCCCGGTTCAAGTGGACTTGAGGTCAAGCCCCGCTGGCGCTGCGCCGGCTCAGATTCGAGCCGATCACATAGAACACCCCGCCGCCGACGATGAAAGCGCCGAGCATGACGAACACCCAGTGCGGGGCGAACAGCGCCAGAAAGTAGCCCACCAGGATCGGCCCGAAGGCGCCGCCGAGGTTAGCCAGGTTCTGCGTGCCGTAGTACACGCCGCGCAGGTGCGGCGGGGCGATGCGGTCGATGAACATGTATTCGGCGGGGATCACGATGATTTCGCCCAGGGTGAACACCACCATTGCCAGCCCCCAGTGCACCAGGCTATGGGACAGGCCGAAGCCGACAATGCCCAGCACGAAAAGGCCGAGGCCGACGATCAGCCAGCGCTGCAGGTGCTCGTTGCCGATGCGCTTGCCCAGCAGGTACTGCAGGGCGATCACCGTCACCGCGTTCACCCCAAGCAGCGTCTGGATCACCTGGTAGGCGTATTCCGCCGTCCCGGTGGCCACCAGGTACTGCGAGAGGTAGGCGGAGAACTGGCCGAACACCACAGCGGTGAGCACACCGCCGATGGTGAAGTACATCAGCCGGTGGTCCTTCGAAAGCACGCCCATGACCGCGAGGAAGGACGGCGGCGCGACGCCTTCCGCGGGGCGCATGGCGCGGTCGCCGAAGCGCAGGAAGGCCAGCAGGAACAGGCTGCCCAGGCTTGCCGACACCACGAACGGCAGGTGCTGGTTCCACTGCGCCAGCGCCGCGCCGGCGAAGGGGCCGGTGGCGTAGGCGAGGTTGATCAGGGTGTAGCGGATGGAAAAGGCGCGGCCCTGTTCGCCCGCCGGTAACAGGCGGCCGAAAATGGTCTTCACCACCACGTCGGTGACCGAGTAGGCGAAGTTGAATCCCAGCAGGAAGAGGAAGAACAACCACAGCTGGGATGTCAGCAGCATGCCGGCGAAGGCCGCGACGAAGCAGGCGCCGAAGCCCAGGATCAGGCGGAAACCGGGCATGCGGTCGATCAGGAAGCCGCCGTAGAGGCTGAGCAGCGAGCCACCGAACAGGGCGCCGCCCATGATCAGGCCGATCTGGCTGACGGGCAGGTCGAAGTTCGTCGAGAGGTAGATGACCAGGTAGGGCAGGGTGATCGCCCTTCCGAGGGTCAGCAGGAACGTACCGCAGAGCAGCAGGTTGACCTGTAGCGGGTAATGTTTGAGCGCGACGAGCATTCCTTGCCTCGGCTGTCGAAGGAGCAGGTAGGCACTCGATGCTATCAGCACCAGCTTGGTGCATGGCAAGCGCCGGAGGCTCTGGCGAACCCCCGGCGTGCCCGCTGGGTCAGCTGCTGCCGTGCTTGCCCTGCGCCTTCAGCTCGGCGACGGTCTTGCCGCCCACGCCCCAGCTATCGGTGGCGATTTCCTGGATCACCACGTAGGTGGTGGACGGCGGCTTGCGCAGCACGCGCTCCAGCAGTTCGGTGACGCCTTCGATGAGCTGGCGGCGTTCATCGGCGGTCACGCCTTCGTCGGTGACCTGGATATTCACGTAGGGCATTGCAGTTCTCCGTTGTTGTTCGAGGTGGGTTGCTTACCAGACGCCGGTGGTGGAGCCACCGTCGACGTTTAGGATGGTGCCGCTGACGAAGGTCGAGTCGGTCAGGTAGAGCACGGCATCGACGATATCCTGCGGGCTGCCGATCTCGCCACTGGGCGACAGGCCACGGAGGAACGCGCGGGTGCCTTCGTCATCGCCGTGCAGCGGAGTCTCGATGATCCCCGGCGCCACGGCGTTGACCTGCACATGGGAGGCGGCCAGCTCCAGGGCCAGCCCGCGCACCGCGCTGTTCAGGCCGCCCTTGATCAGCACCGGCAGCAGCGCCGGCACCTTCACATTGGGCTGCATCGCGATCGACGCGGTGATGGTGACGATGTGCCCGGAGCCATTGGCCGACATGTGTTGCGCGGCGGCCTGGGACGGGTAGAAGAAGCCCATCAGGTTGGTGCCGACGATGGCGTTCACCTCTTCCTCGGTGTAATCGGTGACCGGCTTGGGAATGAAGATTCCGGCGTTGTTGATCAGGATGTCCACCCGGCTGAAAGCCTCGATGGCCTGGGCGAACAGGCGTTTGGCGGTTTCCGCCTGGGCGATGTCGCCGGCCACGGTGAGGAAGTTGTGCGGGTTGCCCAGCTTGGCTGCGGCTTCCTGCAGGCGTGCCTCGGTGCGGGCGTTGCCGACCACGTTGTAGCCGCGCTCCAGGTAGGCGCGGGCGATGGCGAAGCCGAGGCCGCTGGAGGCGCCGGTGACGATGACGGTCTTGCTCATGGTGGATTCTCCGAGAGTGGGGCGGGGCGGTGTGCCCGCGTCTTGGAGGCCAATCTAGGCTGCAATCGCTGCTTGAAAAATGAGGCTGATGGCATTTGAATTGATACGCCATGTAATCAATCGAGCCGCGCCATGACCCGCCATTTCGACGACCTGCAACTGGGCAGCATCGAGCTGTTCTGTCTCGCTGCGGAAACCGGCAGCTTCACCGCCGCCGCCAACGAGGCGGGGATCACTCCGGCAGCGGTCAGCCGGTCGGTTGCGCGACTGGAGGAGCGCCTGGGTGCGCGTCTGTTCATCCGTACCACGCGGCAGATGCGCCTGACCGACGATGGCCGTGCGTACTTCGAGCAATGTCGCCAGGCGCTGACCCAGTTGGTGGACGCCGAGCGCGCCGTTACCGGCGGCCAGAGCGTGGCGTCCGGTCGGCTGCGCATCAGCGTGCCGACGCCATACGCGCACTACCGGCTGTTCCCGCGGCTGCCGGAGTTCCGCCGGCGCTATCCGCAGGTACAGGTGGACGTGCATGTCAGCAACCGCAACATCGACTTCGCCAACGAGGGCTACGACCTGGCTATCCGTGGCCGCGACCCGGCGGACTCCAGCCTGGTGGCGCGGCGCCTGGAGGACGCGGAGAACGTGGTGGTCGCCACACCCGACTACCTGGCGCGCGCCGGCACTCCGCAGACACTGGAGGATCTGGCTGGACACGATTGCATTCAGTTCGAATTGCCCAGCACGGGGCGCTGCGTGCCCTGGTCGTTCCGGGTGAACGGCAAACCGGTGGAGATCGAAACGTCCGGCAGCTTCACGGTGCTGGAGGATTACCTGGCCACCGCGGCCCTGGCCAAGTGCGGCGGCGGGCTGATGCAGGCGTACCGCTTCACTGTGCAGGAGGAGTTGGAGAGGGGCGATCTGGTGGAGGTGCTCAAGGACTACGGCCAGACCAGCCGGCCTTTCCTGCTGATCTACCCCCATGCGCGCCATGTGCCGTCGCGGGTGCGGGCGTTCATCGAGTTCATGCTGGAGACGCGGCTCTGCTATTCGTAGGAGCGAGCTTGCTCGCGAACGGAGTTACCGGCTACGCCGATTTCAGGCGGTTCGCGAGCAGGTTCGCTCCTACGGGCAAAGGTTGGATCAGGCGCGCCCCTCGGCTTTTTCGAAAAGGGTCAGCAAGTCCCGCAGCGTGCTCTCCAGGTACTCGCCGGCGCGGTACGCCGGCTTGAGCGCATCGCCACCGGCCACTACTTCCAGCGGGCGTTCGATGAAGCGCCCCACCGGTTGGAAGTCGGCATCCAGCACGAGAACGACCGGAATCAGGATGCGATCCAGCGCCATGCGTTCTCGCAGGTCGTCCTCGGCGCGCCCCTTGGTGATCACCGCCAGTTCCACGCGCGGCTGCAGGCGCTGCAGATAGTCCATCACGGTAACGTTGATCTGGCAGTCCGGGCACCACATTTCGCCGGCGATCAGCAGCCGGTAGCGGCCCTCGATGGCCTGGATGCGGCGGTGGGTGTCGGCGCTGACGGCGTCGGGCTCGGCCAGCATTTGCTGGACCTTGCGCACGCCGGCGATTTCGTCGGGCAGGCCGTGGGCGACGAAGGCGTCGAAGCCTTCGCCGATGGAGAAGAGTTCCTCATAGGAGGCCATGGGGATTTCCTTGAAGCGGGGCGATGGCCCATCCCAGCAGAAATCCCCCCGGCGGGCAATCAGCTCTTGGCGGTCTGCGCCTTGGCGGCGGCCAGGTAGGGCGCCAGGCGCCGGCCCATTTCCTCGCCCAGGGCCTGCAGGCCGCTGAGCGGGCGGACCATCACCTCGAATTCGACGATCTTGCCATTCTCGTCGAAGCGGATCATGTCGATGCCCTTGAGCTCCTTGCCGCTGACCGTGGCGCTGAATTCCAGCACGACGTTCAGGCCATCGCCGGTGGCCAGCTCGCGGTGGTAGGTGAAGTTCTCGAACACCTGCAGCACGGTGTTGAGGATGGTCGAGACCACCGGCGCGCCGGGGTAGGGCGTGTGAGCCATGGGCGAGCGGAATACGGCGTTCGGCGCCAGCAACTGTGGCAGGTTCGACAGGTTCTTGGCGGCTACCATCTGGTGCCAGCTGGCGAGGGAAGCGGCGGCCTGGGGATGCAGGTTCAGTGCGGTCACGGGTAGAGCTCCTGAGGCTTCTTGTTGTCGTTCAGGACGATACGGCCGTGCCGGGAGGCGGCTCAATGATCGGAAATGACAGAAGACTGATCGCGGCGCACAGCCACCGGCCGCCTCAGTGTCGCGCGGGGCTGATCAGGTAGCTGACCAATTGCGGATCGTCTCCCGGCTCGATGGCCGTCACCGGGCGCGGCAGATCGGCGAAGACCGCCTTCCAGAATGCCGTGGCCACCTCGTCCTGCGAGTAGAAACGCACCAGCCACGGGCCGGGATTGCCCATCAGCACCTGGTTCGCCAACGCCCGGCCAATGCCGAGGCGGCGGTACTTCTTCAGCACGAACAGGTCGGACAGCTCCAGCGCATCGATGCCCGGCAGCTCGCTGCCTTCCACCAGCAGGAAACCGGCGATGAATCCATCGGCGAGGATCAGGTTGGCGCTCCACTCGGGCTCGCTCCAG includes these proteins:
- a CDS encoding autotransporter outer membrane beta-barrel domain-containing protein, which produces MNDLDRTPPSSTTQSSLMRLRRSHLAQAISLILASVFSLRVIEAEAEDTVTEADTDDLNLPSEAGAVFEPSHPSYLDLALQAAHEVPAVFASRALLGAPPPITVTTTGGIGIATAGVHAEPTIRLAAANATGVKTSGNASISQGRIENSATTAAAAKGQTGAHVSAGDTLTISDSSIVLDPKTTASVAITTNDLTGVRVDANGTAQLSDTQVLIGGGAKGNNNRGIVVTHGQLDMHRGSVGTQSWGAAGVTLENGAQARLDEVAVTTIGARSTATGGAHGVLVTGASSLAATGGTIDTTGGSAYGLRVDSGSSADLHGTAITTAGGNGHGVLVDAAGATLDGGSVTTSGKGSVGVWARNGATVNLTGDTRIHTSGAAVSAATPVDDEKVLSLSHGLLAGGAGTVIDADGVILDIAAGSASAARGEEGAQITLNDADITVSGSATSTATTAALHALSGSHIDLSNSTLDVSGTNVGGARAEGSGSHILLSHSSANVSGAGNVANPAAGARAMDGASVALDHATLQVHGLTYGHGVSIEGSGSSGDIRHSTVSVDGNRSIGLNITGGATATVDASSLSVDAPPGAVGPWSPGVLVDGAGSALRMTGSDVRTTPKTSYGVQVREGADAVVSNGSITTHGNYSTALAAGSSSSAAPASTLTASNLTVTTHGNDNAMGIVADLGATVIVHGGSVTTTGNGSPVASHLTFPHALAARNPGALLVADGTSVLTQGAQAYGAAVDDGGRMQLDNLSVKTEGSYSVGLYAGIGSAKPGAVGLTASHVSVQTSGDHAAGAMVSRHYKSETATLDLSDSSIATLGASSHGLRAESGGALSATNSTVSTQGEQAVGVFANNTATAHLDGVSVNSQGSLGHGVVARQGGSVDAESVVVAAHGAQSAALYVQGTDALPGQVRMDRATLSNRDGATIATAGVADIALSHSLAGGSGQWLNVDRSVASDGSAIPDMGTGQWQGIGTSQDAAGNARLDLSSSLVSGTAKTAAGSQSDVTLRDTSLWQLTGDSNLSSLRNDASLVDFSAEGGYKRLTVNEYHGANGTLALNTYLYKDDSPSDQLVIDGGQATGESNLRIKNAGGPGALTEGNGIKVVDAVNGGTTEAEAFRLLNRVKAGPYEYTLHRASLDDSNSEAWYLRSTKDTPPVDPVDPVDPKDPSDPVDPAPHITPDDPTPPRQVPNYRAETSLYSALPAMALNYSRALVDTLHERVGEERRNDTDPLPSEDTDTYGPSLGWGRVIHQKGKDSLPGGADYDYRIQAFQVGADLYRNEDTDGSTDQAGLSLQAGRIKGSVDHTDGQGAGDDTLRSYGIGGYWTHFGPKGWYLDGVLQFNRFDMKAHTNDADSLKTRGHGITASLEAGYPFKVNRDKTLHVEPQAQLIASRLKLDDAHDDAADVRFEDVDSLTGRLGVRIDKDWFREDDEGRLHRTNVWVRPSVWHEFEGKAKTEFSSANGYIPFGTDMNGTWGELNLGVDYQLNDRTSVTGSLGYQKSFDGEGRSYEGILGIKVKF
- a CDS encoding response regulator, which encodes MSRIVIADPHPFIREALRQRLVQAGHDVIGETDDGRDALSLVQRLHPDLLILDLDLPRLGGLELLRRLRSDKARQKSLVFTHLSGAQYQQLSQQAGAQGFVHKDDLPTELDEAVKLVLSGRTVFRTRRPDAWGDGTMPLEHITPRELTVLHYLAQGYRVKDIAEELAISDRTVSTYKTRLLEKTQSDSLVDLVSAAHARGLLSNQQLSHLAQEPSPAAGGADDLIQLMEILPNAVSLWSVEGELLACNQRFADVHHKNKTDLPGAQIFDLGMTEAGHIARARQEFLKGAASGMPFSLISAGNLDAERRTYRLIGVPIKDGDGAVLGVMCSYVDITEHERYIEHLQESKAYLESIFASRSQFLSSAGRDLLQELDALGTLLSAARTRHPQDPLLGEAPPYLERMRDKIEVLLELIDMERETVLTIPHSKELNRLTRKTLEATHPNQAFVPTSDDHWAWIDPNRYQHLLNVLVRTFEKAGLPALTLHAEVISQPFAEITWQLTFQTVDGAPAESLLEGIDKQASYHLARRLCRLLEGTVQIGSDSRQEVVALIQLKLPKGTPRI
- a CDS encoding DUF2938 domain-containing protein — translated: MSHSIVTLLHIAAIGLGATLLMDAWSILRKRLLGIPSLDYALVGRWVGHMPLGQFHHVAIGKAAPITGERALGWIVHYLTGVAFALAFVMFDGQWLCQPTPLPALLFGLVTVLLPFFIMQPALGLGLAAAKSANPTKARLHSLLTHLIFGIGLYLTAFLLAPLRCAG
- a CDS encoding MFS transporter, translating into MLVALKHYPLQVNLLLCGTFLLTLGRAITLPYLVIYLSTNFDLPVSQIGLIMGGALFGGSLLSLYGGFLIDRMPGFRLILGFGACFVAAFAGMLLTSQLWLFFLFLLGFNFAYSVTDVVVKTIFGRLLPAGEQGRAFSIRYTLINLAYATGPFAGAALAQWNQHLPFVVSASLGSLFLLAFLRFGDRAMRPAEGVAPPSFLAVMGVLSKDHRLMYFTIGGVLTAVVFGQFSAYLSQYLVATGTAEYAYQVIQTLLGVNAVTVIALQYLLGKRIGNEHLQRWLIVGLGLFVLGIVGFGLSHSLVHWGLAMVVFTLGEIIVIPAEYMFIDRIAPPHLRGVYYGTQNLANLGGAFGPILVGYFLALFAPHWVFVMLGAFIVGGGVFYVIGSNLSRRSASGA
- a CDS encoding 4-oxalocrotonate tautomerase family protein; amino-acid sequence: MPYVNIQVTDEGVTADERRQLIEGVTELLERVLRKPPSTTYVVIQEIATDSWGVGGKTVAELKAQGKHGSS
- a CDS encoding SDR family oxidoreductase, with product MSKTVIVTGASSGLGFAIARAYLERGYNVVGNARTEARLQEAAAKLGNPHNFLTVAGDIAQAETAKRLFAQAIEAFSRVDILINNAGIFIPKPVTDYTEEEVNAIVGTNLMGFFYPSQAAAQHMSANGSGHIVTITASIAMQPNVKVPALLPVLIKGGLNSAVRGLALELAASHVQVNAVAPGIIETPLHGDDEGTRAFLRGLSPSGEIGSPQDIVDAVLYLTDSTFVSGTILNVDGGSTTGVW
- a CDS encoding LysR family transcriptional regulator, producing the protein MTRHFDDLQLGSIELFCLAAETGSFTAAANEAGITPAAVSRSVARLEERLGARLFIRTTRQMRLTDDGRAYFEQCRQALTQLVDAERAVTGGQSVASGRLRISVPTPYAHYRLFPRLPEFRRRYPQVQVDVHVSNRNIDFANEGYDLAIRGRDPADSSLVARRLEDAENVVVATPDYLARAGTPQTLEDLAGHDCIQFELPSTGRCVPWSFRVNGKPVEIETSGSFTVLEDYLATAALAKCGGGLMQAYRFTVQEELERGDLVEVLKDYGQTSRPFLLIYPHARHVPSRVRAFIEFMLETRLCYS
- a CDS encoding thioredoxin family protein, coding for MASYEELFSIGEGFDAFVAHGLPDEIAGVRKVQQMLAEPDAVSADTHRRIQAIEGRYRLLIAGEMWCPDCQINVTVMDYLQRLQPRVELAVITKGRAEDDLRERMALDRILIPVVLVLDADFQPVGRFIERPLEVVAGGDALKPAYRAGEYLESTLRDLLTLFEKAEGRA
- a CDS encoding nuclear transport factor 2 family protein, which gives rise to MTALNLHPQAAASLASWHQMVAAKNLSNLPQLLAPNAVFRSPMAHTPYPGAPVVSTILNTVLQVFENFTYHRELATGDGLNVVLEFSATVSGKELKGIDMIRFDENGKIVEFEVMVRPLSGLQALGEEMGRRLAPYLAAAKAQTAKS
- a CDS encoding GNAT family N-acetyltransferase is translated as MNDLSIQLVQTGPEHQDLIRNLYQFYAYESSDWEDEDVEVDGCFYIHEEHLARYWSEPEWSANLILADGFIAGFLLVEGSELPGIDALELSDLFVLKKYRRLGIGRALANQVLMGNPGPWLVRFYSQDEVATAFWKAVFADLPRPVTAIEPGDDPQLVSYLISPARH